A single genomic interval of Candidatus Woesearchaeota archaeon harbors:
- the pfdA gene encoding prefoldin subunit alpha yields MEKDEKQKELKEKYMELQMTNEQFKKLQEQLQMIMQQGIELNNTIGNLDEFKKIDKGNELFVPVTGGVFAKAKLVDSENVLVNVGAGVVLKKPIDDVKTLLSDQLEQMNAVQQEMLSNLQMVGERVQQLDNELQELVKESRE; encoded by the coding sequence TTGGAAAAAGATGAAAAGCAGAAGGAACTGAAAGAGAAATACATGGAGCTCCAGATGACTAATGAGCAGTTTAAAAAGCTGCAGGAGCAGCTGCAGATGATAATGCAGCAGGGAATTGAGCTGAACAACACTATCGGCAATCTTGATGAGTTTAAAAAAATAGATAAAGGAAACGAGCTGTTTGTGCCTGTCACAGGAGGAGTCTTTGCAAAGGCAAAGCTGGTTGACAGCGAGAATGTGCTCGTCAATGTCGGCGCAGGGGTTGTGCTTAAAAAGCCAATAGATGATGTTAAAACATTATTAAGCGACCAATTAGAGCAGATGAATGCTGTTCAGCAGGAGATGCTGTCTAATCTGCAGATGGTCGGCGAAAGGGTGCAGCAGCTGGACAATGAGCTGCAAGAGCTGGTAAAAGAATCCAGAGAGTGA